One segment of Polypterus senegalus isolate Bchr_013 chromosome 8, ASM1683550v1, whole genome shotgun sequence DNA contains the following:
- the LOC120534139 gene encoding E3 SUMO-protein ligase ZBED1-like — protein MEIVEPKAGFKSDVWKHFSFSLKRNEKGEKVTDNENTVCRHCQTVVKYKSGNTTNMRSHLLNHHPEKLREDTRSKIKSGQKTIKEPFTTSLPHNSARAQEITRCIGEYIAKDLRPFSVVDNEGFKRLDD, from the coding sequence ATGGAAATAGTCGAACCTAAAGCAGGTTTTAAATCGGATGTGTGGAAGCATTTCAGTTTCTCTCTGAAAAGAAACgagaaaggagaaaaggtgacagacaatgaaaatacagtatgcaGGCACTGCCAGACTGTGGTGAAATACAAGTCGGGGAATACGACTAACATGAGGAGCCATTTGttaaatcatcaccctgaaaagtTACGTGAAGATACGAGGAGCAAAATCAAGTCGGGCCAAAAGACTATAAAAGAACCGTTTACAACCTCACTCCCCCACAACAGTGCGAGAGCACAAGAAATCACAAGATGCATTGGTGAATATATAGCCAAAGACCTACGGCCCTTTTCGGTGGTGGATAATGAAGGTTTTAAGAG